The following coding sequences are from one bacterium window:
- the lpxK gene encoding tetraacyldisaccharide 4'-kinase: MSFRGTILSALDGDPAAPIWSRLLSGGLAPAGWAYGKAMRLRRQSHQPGGEKPFHFERPVVSVGNLVLGGTGKTPTVAWIARFLRERGFRPAIVSRGYGGSLKEVAAVGDGKGKVMDSPPAGDEAAMLARSFPDMPVITGRNRLAAARRAVAAFGADVIVLDDGFQHLRLERSVDIVLLRGQRPFGNGRVFPAGVLREPAAALSAADVVLLTGEVDGQGRREVEKRVPSEKIFEGRLVPGSLLEGGRAESQGVELLRGAVVVAFCGIGHPNRFRKMLSALGADVREFFVFPDHAAYQRSHTDIIAASFRERGADFIVTTGKDGVKAASLLSGLPLRVLSVEMEIDRPAEFQERILEKISRAPSRSS; the protein is encoded by the coding sequence ATGAGCTTTCGGGGGACCATTCTTTCGGCGCTGGACGGAGACCCGGCCGCTCCGATCTGGAGTCGCCTTCTTTCGGGAGGGCTTGCTCCGGCGGGCTGGGCGTATGGAAAGGCGATGCGCCTGCGCCGCCAGTCGCACCAGCCGGGGGGAGAGAAGCCGTTTCATTTCGAGCGGCCGGTGGTCTCCGTGGGCAATCTGGTCCTGGGCGGGACGGGCAAGACCCCGACCGTGGCCTGGATCGCCCGGTTTCTGCGGGAGAGGGGATTCCGGCCGGCGATTGTGAGCCGGGGATACGGCGGCTCGCTGAAGGAAGTGGCCGCCGTCGGGGACGGAAAAGGCAAGGTGATGGATTCGCCGCCCGCGGGCGATGAGGCCGCCATGCTGGCGCGAAGCTTTCCCGACATGCCCGTCATCACGGGCCGAAACCGGCTTGCGGCGGCGCGCAGGGCCGTCGCCGCCTTCGGCGCCGATGTCATCGTGCTCGATGACGGCTTTCAGCATCTCCGGCTGGAGCGTTCGGTGGATATTGTTCTTTTGCGCGGCCAGCGCCCCTTCGGCAATGGCCGGGTGTTTCCCGCCGGGGTGCTGCGCGAGCCGGCCGCGGCGCTTTCGGCGGCGGATGTCGTCCTCCTTACGGGGGAAGTTGACGGCCAAGGCCGGAGGGAAGTGGAAAAGCGGGTGCCTTCCGAGAAAATATTCGAGGGACGGCTGGTCCCCGGGTCTCTTTTGGAGGGCGGCCGCGCGGAATCCCAGGGTGTGGAATTGCTGCGGGGGGCAGTCGTCGTTGCCTTTTGCGGTATCGGCCACCCGAATCGGTTCCGGAAGATGCTCTCCGCCCTGGGCGCTGATGTGCGGGAGTTTTTCGTTTTTCCCGATCATGCCGCTTACCAGAGATCCCACACGGACATCATCGCCGCCTCCTTTCGGGAGCGGGGCGCCGACTTCATCGTGACGACGGGAAAAGACGGGGTGAAAGCCGCCTCTCTTCTTTCGGGGCTGCCGCTTCGTGTCCTTTCGGTGGAAATGGAAATCGACAGGCCCGCCGAATTCCAGGAGCGGATACTGGAGAAGATTTCCCGCGCGCCTTCCCGTTCGTCGTAG
- a CDS encoding lysophospholipid acyltransferase family protein, whose product MSRTPEEGTRAVYDEWGCDPAAPLSVRMAGAGVAAWLKFVYATSRGECLQPDRHREILGEPSGSYIGVFWHHQIALPSFFYPGVPRACLASRSRDGELLAQIVAGLGSRCVRGSSAGMDGRQKGGAVSLREMARAAKAGFHLAVTPDGPKGPAEKLKPGVVFLAAMTGLPVVPLGFAASSCFRLNTWDRTIIPFPFTRLILSYGEPLEITEVKEDGSLEEYRAEVERRLLAVNEEARAALGNRP is encoded by the coding sequence TTGAGCCGAACACCGGAAGAGGGCACCCGCGCGGTTTACGACGAATGGGGCTGCGATCCCGCGGCGCCGCTTTCCGTCCGAATGGCCGGGGCGGGCGTCGCCGCCTGGCTGAAATTCGTCTACGCCACCTCCCGGGGCGAGTGCCTTCAGCCCGACCGGCACCGGGAAATTCTCGGCGAACCCAGCGGATCGTATATCGGCGTTTTCTGGCATCACCAGATTGCGCTGCCGTCGTTTTTCTATCCGGGCGTTCCGCGGGCCTGCCTGGCGAGCCGAAGCCGGGATGGAGAGCTGCTCGCCCAGATCGTTGCGGGGCTCGGCAGCCGCTGTGTCCGGGGTTCATCCGCGGGCATGGACGGCCGCCAGAAAGGGGGCGCCGTTTCCCTTCGGGAGATGGCCCGGGCGGCCAAAGCGGGCTTTCATCTTGCCGTGACCCCGGACGGCCCCAAGGGCCCCGCGGAAAAACTGAAGCCGGGCGTTGTCTTTCTGGCCGCGATGACCGGCCTTCCCGTCGTTCCCCTGGGGTTTGCGGCCTCGTCCTGCTTTCGGCTGAACACGTGGGACAGAACGATCATCCCCTTCCCCTTTACACGGCTGATCCTCTCCTATGGGGAGCCTCTCGAAATTACCGAGGTGAAAGAGGACGGTTCCCTGGAGGAGTACCGGGCCGAGGTTGAGCGGCGCCTTCTCGCGGTGAACGAGGAGGCCCGAGCCGCCCTCGGGAACCGCCCATGA
- a CDS encoding 3-deoxy-D-manno-octulosonic acid transferase → MTAFIFFLYRLGLWLFSPLLLLVFLVRGWGRGRPLEGFGERFGRIPPLPPPGSGGRIWIHAVSVGEMGVAEVLISAIRKRWPDREIVLSTVTPTGRAAAEKIEGVRMVFYVPFDFPKAVLSALDRTRASALVIVETELWPNLIRESRRRQMPVVLVNGRLSERSYRRYQKFRFLFRPLLEMLSAVAAREEGDAKRYRSLGARRVEVTGNMKYDMPVSDAREEMAARRRYGLGGCAPVLVAGSTHRGEEEAVARVCRALQSHFPTMGVLLAPRHLERIDEAERAMRNEGFEVRRWSSLKAEGSAPPPGGRVVLLDVMGELAAAYECATAAFLGGSLIPHGGQNPIEAARWGVPVLFGPHMTNFSEMSERLLQQGAGRQVADEEEMRSVLFEWFSDERSREAAGASARAFVRSNQGAAGRTVSFLAEALGEEGRTGA, encoded by the coding sequence ATGACCGCCTTCATCTTCTTTCTCTATCGTCTCGGGCTCTGGCTCTTCTCCCCCTTGCTGTTGCTGGTTTTCCTGGTACGCGGATGGGGACGGGGGCGGCCCCTCGAAGGATTCGGTGAGCGGTTCGGCCGCATCCCCCCCCTCCCGCCGCCCGGAAGCGGCGGCCGGATATGGATCCATGCTGTTTCTGTCGGCGAGATGGGGGTCGCCGAGGTGCTGATCTCCGCGATTCGCAAAAGATGGCCGGACCGCGAAATCGTTCTCTCCACCGTGACCCCGACAGGGCGGGCCGCGGCAGAGAAGATAGAAGGCGTCAGGATGGTGTTTTACGTCCCCTTCGACTTTCCGAAGGCGGTTCTTTCGGCGCTGGATCGCACCCGGGCAAGCGCTCTGGTGATCGTGGAGACCGAGCTTTGGCCGAACCTGATCCGGGAATCGCGCCGGAGACAGATGCCCGTCGTTCTCGTCAACGGCCGGCTTTCGGAAAGATCGTATCGCCGCTACCAAAAATTCCGCTTCTTGTTCCGCCCGCTGCTCGAAATGCTCTCCGCGGTCGCGGCCCGGGAGGAAGGCGATGCAAAGCGGTATCGCTCTCTCGGTGCGCGCCGCGTCGAAGTCACGGGGAACATGAAGTACGATATGCCCGTTTCGGACGCCAGAGAAGAAATGGCCGCGCGGCGTCGCTATGGGCTGGGCGGCTGCGCCCCCGTTCTTGTCGCCGGGAGCACCCATCGCGGCGAGGAGGAGGCGGTTGCGCGCGTCTGCAGGGCGCTGCAGTCCCATTTTCCGACCATGGGAGTGCTTTTGGCGCCGCGCCATCTCGAGAGAATCGACGAGGCGGAAAGGGCGATGCGGAACGAGGGATTTGAGGTGCGCCGCTGGTCTTCGCTGAAGGCGGAGGGGAGCGCACCTCCGCCGGGCGGGCGCGTCGTGCTGCTGGATGTGATGGGGGAGTTGGCGGCCGCCTATGAATGCGCGACGGCTGCATTCCTCGGCGGCAGCCTGATCCCGCACGGCGGCCAGAACCCCATCGAGGCTGCCCGCTGGGGGGTTCCCGTCCTGTTCGGGCCGCACATGACGAATTTTTCCGAGATGTCGGAGCGTCTTCTTCAGCAGGGCGCGGGGCGGCAGGTCGCGGATGAGGAAGAGATGCGGAGCGTTCTTTTCGAGTGGTTTTCGGACGAGCGATCGAGAGAGGCGGCCGGGGCGAGCGCCCGGGCCTTTGTCCGCTCGAATCAGGGGGCGGCCGGGCGCACGGTGAGTTTTCTGGCCGAAGCCCTTGGCGAAGAAGGAAGAACGGGCGCATGA
- the lpxB gene encoding lipid-A-disaccharide synthase: MTSSKRRIMMVAGEPSGDLHAACLAAELQKRYDHLEIFGMGGEQMRRAGAEVIHDIAAHGVIGFLDVPKAYFQLRKIRNDLVRRVRRSPPDVVIMVDYPGFNLAVAGALKKLPDPPRLAYFITPQVWAWWEGRSKKIARLFDFSLSIYPFEPAYFQKEGGRAVYVGNPLAYALRDFPSREQSRESLGIPEGGRTIALFPGSRMKEIERLLPPMAGAARRLREKYSDAFFAVSEAEALPPGTVAGRLSPDERFIHVVRGSANALMRAADAAVLASGTAALETALLETPMVVVYAGDRLSYFLVKYFLLKVDYISLVNLMSGKGAVPELYQADVRPEKIAALMIDILENPGLSSAQKEAFARVRSMLSEKNPYAAAADHIRDMMESFD; this comes from the coding sequence ATGACTTCCTCAAAAAGAAGAATCATGATGGTCGCCGGGGAACCCTCCGGCGATCTCCACGCGGCCTGCCTCGCAGCGGAACTCCAGAAAAGATATGACCATCTCGAGATATTCGGCATGGGCGGCGAGCAAATGCGGAGGGCGGGGGCCGAAGTCATCCACGACATCGCGGCCCATGGGGTCATCGGGTTTTTGGATGTTCCGAAAGCGTATTTCCAGCTGCGGAAGATCCGGAACGACCTGGTCCGGCGCGTCCGGCGTAGCCCGCCGGATGTGGTCATCATGGTGGATTATCCGGGTTTCAACTTGGCCGTCGCCGGTGCCTTGAAAAAACTTCCGGACCCGCCACGGCTCGCCTATTTCATCACCCCCCAGGTCTGGGCATGGTGGGAGGGGCGCTCGAAAAAGATTGCCCGCCTCTTCGATTTCAGCCTTTCTATCTATCCGTTCGAGCCGGCCTATTTTCAAAAAGAGGGCGGCCGTGCCGTGTATGTGGGAAATCCTCTCGCCTATGCGTTGCGTGATTTTCCCTCCCGCGAGCAATCGCGCGAATCGCTCGGGATTCCCGAGGGGGGGCGCACCATCGCTCTTTTTCCTGGCAGCCGCATGAAGGAGATTGAGCGTTTGCTGCCGCCCATGGCGGGTGCCGCCCGCCGGCTGAGGGAAAAATATTCCGACGCTTTTTTTGCGGTTTCCGAGGCGGAAGCCTTGCCGCCGGGTACCGTTGCGGGGCGCCTCTCGCCGGATGAGCGTTTCATTCATGTCGTTCGGGGAAGCGCAAACGCCTTGATGCGGGCGGCGGACGCAGCCGTGCTCGCCAGCGGAACGGCAGCCCTCGAAACCGCTCTTTTGGAAACGCCGATGGTGGTCGTGTATGCGGGCGATCGGCTGAGCTATTTTCTCGTGAAATACTTCCTGTTGAAGGTGGATTACATCAGTCTGGTGAATTTGATGTCGGGGAAGGGGGCAGTGCCCGAACTTTACCAGGCAGATGTACGGCCAGAAAAAATTGCCGCACTGATGATAGATATTCTGGAAAATCCAGGGCTCTCTTCCGCGCAAAAGGAAGCTTTTGCGCGGGTGCGCTCGATGCTGTCCGAAAAAAATCCCTACGCCGCCGCGGCCGATCATATACGGGACATGATGGAGTCTTTCGATTGA
- a CDS encoding LptF/LptG family permease, which translates to FETAYFPISNKPADFKRTGQKPEEMSYLELDKYINTMKLNGVDITAYQVDLWAKLSFPFVSFVLALVGVPFSLKSQRSGGIALGVALTLFIGTTYLVIFYMGLSLGHASRLPPVIAAWGPNALFLAGGVYLLARVRN; encoded by the coding sequence TTTGAAACAGCCTATTTTCCCATATCCAACAAGCCTGCGGATTTCAAGCGGACCGGCCAGAAACCCGAAGAGATGAGCTACCTGGAGCTGGACAAATACATCAATACCATGAAGCTCAACGGCGTCGACATCACCGCATACCAGGTGGACCTCTGGGCGAAGCTCTCCTTTCCGTTCGTCAGCTTCGTCCTGGCCCTCGTCGGCGTTCCGTTTTCGCTAAAATCCCAGCGGAGCGGGGGCATCGCTCTGGGGGTCGCGCTCACCCTGTTCATCGGCACCACCTATCTGGTCATCTTCTACATGGGGCTTTCGCTGGGTCATGCCTCCCGGCTGCCCCCCGTCATCGCGGCATGGGGACCGAACGCGCTGTTCCTGGCCGGGGGGGTATATCTGCTGGCGCGAGTCCGGAACTAG